The following proteins are co-located in the Spirosoma montaniterrae genome:
- a CDS encoding glycosyltransferase, protein MIASERPTISIAMCTYNGSAHLPEQWQSLIDQKQHPDEVVVCDDQSTDNTIEILQQLAAEAPFPVHISQNSTRLGFNKNFEGALSACTGDLIFICDQDDHWLPEKISRMTQYMIDHPEAQLTFCNSWVTDEDLNGRESRFWEWIRFDKQAQKRWKSGDMMDVMLDGNRVMGCATVIRRTYLATILPIPTEIPGYIYDGWIGLVGAAENTIHFLDIPLQLYRTHGQQEVGVRVEEPMERIRLRDRLSRHRAKKLAPLREKQAQLTVINRLLSERVSPDAPGIPLLRRRLSHFTMRSCLPHDRIKRLGPVLNSLRQGNYKRYADVAANWYAPYLAALGDLLE, encoded by the coding sequence ATGATTGCATCGGAACGGCCAACGATCTCGATTGCTATGTGTACATACAATGGCAGCGCACATCTGCCAGAGCAATGGCAGAGTTTGATTGACCAGAAACAGCATCCCGATGAGGTGGTCGTCTGCGATGACCAATCTACCGATAATACAATCGAGATACTTCAACAACTTGCTGCCGAAGCCCCTTTTCCGGTTCATATCAGTCAAAATTCAACCCGGCTGGGCTTTAATAAAAATTTTGAAGGTGCCCTCTCTGCGTGTACGGGTGACTTGATTTTCATCTGCGATCAGGATGACCATTGGTTGCCTGAAAAAATCAGCCGAATGACTCAATACATGATTGATCATCCTGAAGCGCAGCTAACGTTTTGTAACAGTTGGGTTACTGACGAAGACCTGAACGGGCGTGAAAGCCGGTTTTGGGAATGGATTCGATTTGATAAACAGGCACAGAAACGCTGGAAATCAGGCGATATGATGGATGTTATGCTCGACGGTAATCGAGTTATGGGCTGCGCAACCGTTATTCGACGCACGTATCTGGCAACCATTCTGCCTATTCCAACCGAAATTCCGGGGTATATTTATGACGGATGGATCGGTTTGGTTGGTGCTGCCGAAAATACGATTCATTTTTTAGACATACCCCTCCAGCTTTATCGTACACACGGCCAACAGGAAGTGGGCGTGCGCGTGGAAGAGCCAATGGAGCGTATTCGCCTGCGCGACCGCCTTAGCCGGCATCGGGCCAAAAAACTGGCTCCACTACGCGAGAAACAGGCACAATTGACTGTGATTAATCGCCTTCTATCGGAACGAGTATCGCCCGATGCGCCGGGTATCCCACTGTTACGCAGGCGGTTATCCCATTTCACCATGCGTTCCTGCCTGCCACACGACCGAATCAAACGGCTTGGCC